A single region of the Undibacterium piscinae genome encodes:
- a CDS encoding 4Fe-4S binding protein codes for MSHYLHKNPFATRAVNCLVAFFLLLSICVISTGSSHASTGSYEAALPEELKTAKDMCALIACSEAFPGAKSFSERMGQPPYVEAYGEPVAGKKPLLGYVMLSTDITDTPAYSGKPVVTLMGMDLKGRFVGIKVLKHSEPILLLGIPESALLNFNKQYIGKSVADKVEVGQSRPDEGVLGVDAISGATVTVIVQNQVMMTSGMAIARQVGIVAPTVRDPAKFAVSGQRFSWDQLVKQGSVQRLLVKAEQVGLEKNKVPFIELWFGDLSHPDVGISLMGENSFNNLRSQLKENEHAIFIIRTAGIESFKGSGFVRGGMYDRIQVKQDADSFTFRDLDYLNLYGIEAAGAPAYNESAIFVIRSKAFSPAYPWKLSFLGNRVDRATGTRSFATFDTKYWLAGELLQGGRPAVEEVAAPYVRIWKARAVEIALFGLLLVVVGVVYAFREKLTRRSTHKNKWPVNIFKYSAWALSIGFVGFGAMAQPSITQVLTWFHSLLFQWTWSLFLTDPFIFLFWIFIIVTVFLFGRGLFCGWMCPFGSLSEAIYKVGEKVGLKRFQGHLPRALHDKLKWLKYAIFFGLLTISMFSMGLAEKLSEIEPFKTTFLVGITNRSWPYGLFVCILLGISLFIERPYCKYICPLGAALAMPSTFRWFGLKRKQDCNSCKACAVSCGSLAIDAAGRIDHRECLHCLDCMVLYTDVKGCPPLAKERKRRERDGLEIKAIGRDGYFFPIYPVAPTPASEAVKAGPDPRMPSTPVVPPHKAGSTGLKWLWLELVDHLWPWSAEGWASQRALQIAGFALAIAASLAWVFTAFGQLSSAAIIGWWFGWSVYEVLIRLSGRRYVKDGPWWQANYRYASVMDMLSYVSFKNLLIGAALFLTLKALGLLAV; via the coding sequence ATGTCTCATTATTTACATAAAAATCCATTCGCGACCAGAGCAGTCAACTGCCTGGTCGCATTTTTTCTGCTGCTGAGCATCTGCGTCATCAGTACCGGTAGCAGCCATGCGTCCACTGGCTCGTATGAGGCGGCATTGCCGGAGGAACTCAAGACGGCAAAGGACATGTGCGCGCTGATCGCCTGTAGCGAGGCCTTTCCCGGAGCCAAGAGCTTTTCCGAGCGCATGGGGCAGCCGCCGTATGTCGAAGCCTATGGCGAACCTGTAGCGGGCAAAAAGCCACTGCTCGGTTATGTCATGCTGTCGACCGATATCACCGACACCCCGGCCTATTCGGGCAAACCAGTCGTCACACTGATGGGTATGGACCTGAAAGGCCGCTTCGTCGGCATCAAGGTGCTCAAGCACTCAGAACCGATACTTTTGCTGGGCATTCCTGAGTCTGCCTTACTAAATTTCAACAAACAATACATAGGCAAATCGGTCGCCGACAAGGTCGAAGTCGGCCAGTCTCGCCCCGATGAAGGCGTGCTTGGCGTCGATGCCATCTCTGGCGCTACCGTTACCGTGATCGTGCAAAACCAGGTCATGATGACTTCCGGCATGGCGATTGCCAGACAAGTCGGCATCGTTGCCCCGACCGTGCGCGATCCGGCCAAATTTGCGGTAAGCGGCCAACGCTTTTCCTGGGATCAGCTAGTCAAGCAAGGCAGCGTACAGCGCCTGCTGGTCAAGGCCGAACAAGTCGGTCTTGAAAAAAACAAAGTCCCTTTCATCGAACTCTGGTTCGGTGACTTAAGCCATCCGGACGTCGGCATCAGCCTGATGGGCGAGAATAGTTTTAATAACCTGCGCTCGCAACTGAAGGAAAACGAACATGCTATCTTCATCATCCGCACCGCCGGCATAGAATCCTTCAAGGGTTCGGGCTTTGTGCGCGGCGGCATGTATGACCGCATACAGGTCAAGCAAGACGCTGATTCCTTCACTTTCCGCGATCTCGATTACCTCAACCTGTATGGCATAGAGGCCGCTGGCGCTCCTGCCTATAACGAGTCGGCGATCTTCGTGATACGTTCCAAAGCGTTTTCTCCTGCCTATCCATGGAAGTTGTCTTTCCTCGGTAACCGGGTAGACCGCGCCACCGGCACCCGCAGTTTTGCCACCTTCGATACCAAATACTGGCTGGCCGGTGAGCTCTTGCAAGGCGGCCGACCAGCCGTTGAAGAAGTCGCCGCGCCGTATGTACGTATCTGGAAAGCGCGTGCCGTCGAGATCGCCCTGTTTGGCCTGTTGCTGGTCGTGGTAGGCGTGGTCTACGCTTTCCGCGAAAAACTGACACGCCGTTCCACCCATAAAAATAAGTGGCCGGTAAATATCTTCAAATACAGCGCCTGGGCGCTGAGCATAGGTTTCGTCGGCTTTGGCGCAATGGCGCAACCGTCCATCACGCAAGTGCTGACCTGGTTCCATTCGCTGCTGTTCCAATGGACCTGGTCGCTGTTCCTGACTGACCCTTTTATCTTCCTGTTCTGGATCTTCATTATCGTCACCGTATTCCTGTTCGGACGTGGCCTGTTCTGCGGCTGGATGTGTCCGTTCGGTTCGCTGTCTGAGGCGATCTACAAGGTCGGTGAAAAAGTGGGACTGAAACGCTTCCAGGGTCATCTGCCGCGTGCCTTGCATGACAAGCTTAAATGGCTCAAATATGCGATTTTCTTTGGCTTGCTGACGATCTCTATGTTCTCCATGGGACTGGCCGAAAAATTATCCGAGATAGAACCGTTCAAGACGACCTTCCTGGTTGGCATCACCAACCGTAGCTGGCCGTATGGTTTGTTCGTCTGTATCTTGCTGGGCATCTCGCTGTTCATTGAGCGTCCGTATTGCAAATACATCTGCCCGCTGGGCGCTGCCCTGGCGATGCCTAGTACCTTCCGCTGGTTCGGTCTGAAACGCAAGCAGGACTGCAATAGCTGCAAGGCCTGCGCGGTTAGCTGCGGTTCGCTGGCGATTGACGCGGCCGGTCGTATCGACCACCGCGAATGCCTGCACTGTCTCGATTGCATGGTGCTGTACACCGATGTCAAAGGCTGCCCGCCATTGGCAAAAGAACGTAAACGGCGTGAGCGCGATGGGCTGGAGATTAAAGCCATCGGTCGTGACGGTTATTTCTTCCCTATCTATCCGGTAGCGCCTACGCCGGCTTCGGAAGCGGTCAAAGCCGGCCCTGATCCACGCATGCCTAGCACGCCGGTAGTGCCGCCGCACAAAGCCGGCAGCACTGGCCTGAAATGGCTGTGGCTGGAGTTAGTTGATCACCTGTGGCCATGGAGCGCCGAAGGCTGGGCCTCGCAGCGCGCCTTGCAGATCGCCGGTTTCGCACTGGCCATCGCCGCCAGTCTGGCATGGGTCTTCACTGCCTTCGGTCAGCTATCTTCCGCTGCCATCATAGGCTGGTGGTTTGGCTGGAGCGTCTACGAAGTATTGATACGCCTGTCCGGTCGCCGTTATGTCAAGGATGGTCCATGGTGGCAAGCCAATTACCGCTATGCCAGCGTGATGGATATGCTCAGCTATGTCAGCTTCAAGAATCTGCTGATCGGTGCGGCCTTGTTCCTGACGCTGAAAGCACTGGGATTGCTTGCGGTATGA
- a CDS encoding nitrous-oxide reductase — translation MSQEKIAKPEVAPALGRRKFLNTAAIASIGTLVACTEKPATPGASVPASAPAAGGDHSAAANATHLKPGELDTYYGLWSGGHTGDMRVLGLPSGREIHRIPCFVPDALVGWGITNESKKIMGTKADGSLKYTVADTHHTHASYKDGNYDGRYAWINDKINARIARIRLDYFICDKITELPNVQGFHGIFPDKRDPVDEKINYTTRVFCGGEFAIPMPNTGIEDASKYRSLFSCVDAESMEVRWQVMIDGNCDLVASSYDGKLAATNQYNTEMGAHYEDMMSAERDACLFFNIARIEEAVKAGKFKTIGDSKVPVVDGTHEANKDPKTALTAYVSVPKNPHGVNASPDGKYFICAGKLSPTGTVIELTKVLEWFEGKLEKLDASIVAEVELGLGPLHTAFDGRGNAFTTLFLDSQVVKWNVEAAIKFHNGDKAAKYVVDRLDLQYQPGHLNASQSETKAADGKYLAVGCKFSKDRFLPVGPLHPENEQFIDISGEKMVLLADHPVRGEPHDFIIFKRDLVRPKQVYDLNEFPLAIKDPKESGVVRNGKKVTVKLTSQAPAFSMREFKLKKGDEVTLILTNLDKIEDLTHGFAIPKYNVNFIVNPQETASVSFIADKPGVFWCYCTHFCHALHLEMRTRMIVEA, via the coding sequence ATGAGCCAAGAAAAAATAGCAAAACCGGAAGTTGCACCAGCGCTAGGTCGCCGCAAATTCCTCAACACGGCGGCAATCGCCAGTATCGGTACTTTAGTTGCCTGTACAGAAAAGCCAGCGACACCGGGCGCATCGGTTCCGGCATCAGCGCCAGCTGCAGGTGGAGATCACTCCGCAGCGGCCAATGCCACGCACCTGAAACCAGGCGAACTCGATACTTACTACGGTCTGTGGAGCGGTGGTCATACCGGTGACATGCGCGTATTGGGCCTGCCTTCAGGCCGCGAAATTCACCGTATTCCTTGCTTCGTACCTGATGCATTGGTTGGCTGGGGTATCACCAACGAATCCAAGAAAATCATGGGCACCAAAGCTGACGGTAGCCTGAAGTACACAGTTGCCGATACGCATCACACGCATGCTTCCTACAAAGACGGTAACTATGATGGCCGCTATGCATGGATCAACGATAAGATCAATGCCCGTATCGCCCGTATCCGCTTGGATTACTTTATCTGCGACAAGATCACTGAACTGCCAAACGTGCAGGGTTTCCACGGGATTTTCCCGGACAAACGTGATCCGGTCGATGAAAAAATCAACTACACCACCCGCGTATTCTGCGGCGGTGAATTCGCCATTCCTATGCCGAACACAGGCATCGAAGATGCCAGCAAATACCGTTCGCTGTTCAGCTGCGTTGATGCAGAAAGCATGGAAGTACGCTGGCAGGTAATGATCGACGGTAACTGCGATCTGGTTGCCTCCTCGTATGACGGAAAACTGGCTGCTACCAATCAGTACAACACTGAAATGGGTGCGCACTATGAAGACATGATGTCGGCTGAGCGCGATGCCTGCCTGTTCTTCAACATCGCACGTATCGAAGAAGCGGTCAAAGCCGGTAAATTCAAGACTATCGGTGATTCTAAAGTGCCAGTGGTTGACGGTACTCACGAAGCCAACAAAGATCCTAAGACTGCACTGACAGCTTACGTTTCCGTTCCTAAAAACCCGCACGGCGTCAATGCCAGCCCAGATGGCAAATACTTCATCTGCGCAGGTAAATTGTCACCAACCGGTACCGTCATTGAATTGACTAAAGTGCTGGAATGGTTTGAAGGCAAACTGGAAAAACTCGACGCATCTATCGTTGCTGAAGTCGAACTCGGTCTGGGTCCTTTGCACACTGCCTTTGACGGCCGCGGCAATGCCTTCACTACCCTGTTCCTGGACAGCCAGGTTGTTAAATGGAATGTTGAAGCAGCGATCAAGTTCCACAATGGTGACAAGGCAGCCAAGTATGTTGTTGACCGCCTCGATCTGCAATACCAGCCAGGTCACTTGAATGCATCACAATCCGAGACTAAAGCTGCCGACGGTAAATACCTGGCGGTAGGTTGTAAGTTCTCGAAAGATCGCTTCCTGCCAGTCGGTCCTTTGCATCCTGAGAATGAGCAGTTCATCGACATCTCCGGCGAAAAAATGGTCTTGCTGGCCGACCATCCTGTTCGCGGCGAACCGCATGACTTCATTATTTTCAAACGCGATCTGGTACGTCCTAAGCAAGTGTATGACCTGAACGAATTCCCGTTAGCAATTAAAGATCCTAAAGAATCAGGTGTAGTTCGCAACGGTAAAAAAGTGACGGTAAAGCTGACATCCCAGGCACCGGCCTTCAGTATGCGCGAGTTTAAATTGAAGAAAGGCGACGAAGTCACCTTGATTCTGACTAACCTCGACAAGATTGAAGATCTGACGCACGGTTTTGCGATTCCTAAGTACAACGTCAATTTCATCGTCAATCCACAAGAAACCGCTTCGGTCAGCTTTATTGCCGATAAGCCTGGTGTATTCTGGTGCTATTGCACACACTTCTGCCACGCATTGCATCTGGAAATGCGCACCCGCATGATTGTGGAAGCCTAA
- a CDS encoding cytochrome c5 family protein codes for MKKSSILSLSVLSLALLTACGQKDAAAPAASAAAPAPVVASAPAAPAAAENTVGKAIYGKTCSLCHVANVAGAPKPGDKADWAPRIAQGMDVVYKHAIEGFTGAKGQMPARGGAATLTDDEIKATVDFMVDQSR; via the coding sequence ATGAAAAAATCATCCATTTTGTCGTTGAGTGTTTTAAGTCTGGCGCTGTTGACTGCTTGCGGCCAAAAAGACGCAGCCGCTCCTGCGGCATCTGCTGCAGCACCTGCACCAGTGGTCGCTTCCGCTCCGGCGGCACCGGCAGCTGCGGAAAATACCGTGGGTAAAGCGATCTATGGCAAGACTTGCTCGCTGTGTCACGTTGCCAATGTGGCTGGTGCACCTAAGCCAGGCGACAAGGCTGACTGGGCTCCGCGTATCGCTCAAGGTATGGATGTCGTATACAAACATGCGATAGAAGGTTTCACTGGTGCCAAGGGTCAGATGCCGGCACGCGGCGGCGCCGCTACCCTGACTGATGACGAAATCAAGGCAACCGTTGATTTCATGGTTGATCAGTCGCGTTAA
- a CDS encoding FAD:protein FMN transferase: MHALLPGFQLESKSGSLSDAVQTRRRRLLMALPLVACGLVVPPVQAKSDIHQASKVLMGTRLDLTLQGSGSIDLASAADAAFAEMVRLADMMSRYRNDSVLNAINLAAGLQPVPVPAEMLQILKMAQQVSAASGGAFNATVGSLKDWNFDPAHPSLANAQQIAAQLPLVDAKGLVLNEKLGTAYLTKRGMRLDLGGIAKLPILQAGMQTLQAHGVRNAMLNGGGDVLVHGELNGRPWRVGLRDPRQPDQLLGVLALNEGFVAASGDYERFFMHEGKRMHHILDPKTGYPTQGPHGLALVSNNLAAINGLGAAIMVAGADAGKQRIAKLAQVDAMIVSADNQLWLSSGMKGCGEYWQSVTDVRARKRPLPLLLPVTGCVKTKRRNPDAGCLT, encoded by the coding sequence ATGCACGCTCTTTTGCCGGGCTTTCAGCTTGAATCTAAGTCGGGATCTTTGTCTGATGCCGTCCAAACCCGTCGCCGTCGCCTGTTGATGGCTTTACCCTTGGTCGCTTGTGGTCTGGTGGTTCCGCCAGTGCAAGCCAAGTCTGATATTCATCAGGCCAGCAAGGTATTGATGGGGACGCGACTTGATCTGACCTTGCAAGGGAGCGGCAGCATAGACCTGGCCAGCGCCGCCGATGCGGCCTTCGCCGAAATGGTGCGCTTGGCCGATATGATGAGCCGTTATCGCAACGATAGCGTGCTCAACGCCATCAATCTGGCGGCTGGCTTGCAGCCGGTGCCGGTGCCGGCAGAAATGTTGCAGATTTTAAAGATGGCGCAGCAGGTGTCGGCAGCCAGCGGTGGCGCATTTAATGCGACCGTAGGTTCCTTGAAAGACTGGAATTTTGATCCGGCCCACCCATCGCTTGCCAATGCGCAACAGATCGCTGCGCAATTACCGTTGGTCGACGCCAAAGGCCTGGTGCTCAATGAAAAGCTAGGCACCGCCTACCTCACCAAGCGCGGTATGCGCCTTGATCTGGGCGGTATCGCCAAACTGCCTATCTTGCAGGCAGGTATGCAAACCTTGCAGGCGCACGGCGTGCGCAATGCCATGCTCAATGGCGGTGGTGATGTGCTGGTTCATGGCGAGCTGAATGGCCGCCCATGGCGCGTCGGCCTGCGCGATCCGCGTCAACCGGATCAACTATTGGGCGTACTTGCATTGAACGAGGGTTTTGTCGCCGCTTCCGGTGATTACGAGCGCTTTTTCATGCACGAAGGCAAGCGTATGCACCATATCCTCGATCCGAAAACTGGTTATCCTACGCAAGGCCCGCATGGCCTGGCATTGGTCAGCAATAATCTGGCTGCTATCAATGGCCTCGGTGCGGCCATCATGGTGGCCGGCGCAGATGCCGGGAAACAGCGTATCGCCAAGCTGGCGCAGGTCGATGCCATGATAGTCAGCGCCGACAATCAGCTTTGGTTGTCGTCTGGCATGAAGGGCTGCGGTGAATATTGGCAGTCAGTCACTGATGTTCGCGCACGGAAAAGACCTTTACCACTTCTACTACCAGTTACAGGATGTGTTAAAACAAAACGTCGGAATCCTGACGCTGGATGTCTCACGTGA
- a CDS encoding GGDEF domain-containing protein: MLKQNVGILTLDVSRDLTKQGNLLYRNVAQLFVLTALGTALLLGFFIHHLLIRRLRVLTNELTTLEQQSTWHTRIKLSGSDELGQLSSGINKLLALIEQQVTSLKLLSLTDPLTALPNRREFDARLRQEFARQKRQRIPLALLTIDVDYFKFYNDHYGHPAGDLILKEIAEILASAVSRSSDLAARIGGEEFCLLLPDTDAAGAVLLAESIRSKLQARNLPHVASLLSDRVTLSIGGAIAGDESIEAFVSRTDHALYRAKHEGRDRVCFDAGATE; the protein is encoded by the coding sequence GTGTTAAAACAAAACGTCGGAATCCTGACGCTGGATGTCTCACGTGATCTCACCAAACAAGGCAATCTTCTGTACCGAAATGTAGCTCAGCTGTTTGTCTTGACCGCACTGGGGACCGCGCTCTTGCTTGGGTTTTTCATACATCATCTGCTGATCCGCCGCCTGCGCGTGCTCACCAATGAACTGACGACCCTAGAGCAACAATCCACCTGGCATACCCGCATTAAACTATCTGGCTCCGACGAATTAGGGCAATTATCCTCTGGCATTAATAAATTGCTGGCGCTGATCGAGCAGCAAGTCACTAGCCTCAAATTGCTGTCCTTGACTGATCCCTTGACCGCTCTGCCTAATCGTCGCGAATTTGATGCCCGATTAAGGCAAGAGTTTGCGCGGCAAAAACGACAGCGGATACCGCTGGCTTTGCTCACTATCGATGTCGACTATTTTAAATTTTATAACGATCATTACGGCCATCCCGCCGGTGACCTGATTCTTAAAGAAATTGCCGAGATATTGGCTAGTGCGGTTTCACGTAGTAGCGATCTGGCAGCGCGCATAGGCGGAGAAGAGTTTTGCCTACTACTGCCCGACACGGATGCTGCCGGCGCAGTGCTGCTGGCAGAAAGCATACGAAGCAAACTACAAGCACGCAATTTGCCGCATGTGGCCTCTCTGCTTAGCGATCGCGTGACACTCAGTATCGGTGGCGCCATAGCCGGTGACGAAAGCATAGAGGCGTTTGTGAGCCGCACCGATCATGCCTTGTACCGCGCCAAACATGAAGGCCGCGATCGGGTCTGTTTTGATGCCGGCGCAACAGAATAA
- a CDS encoding DUF3147 family protein, with translation MLWIITKYLITAGVVVLVSELAKRSDRLGGLIAALPLVTILTLIWLHLEHQSEQKIANHAWYTFWYVVPTLPMFLVFPWLLPRLGFWLTLLASAVISIVSFGLFTLIARRFGIELL, from the coding sequence ATGCTCTGGATCATCACTAAATATTTAATAACGGCCGGTGTAGTGGTACTCGTTTCTGAGCTGGCCAAACGTAGCGACCGGCTAGGCGGCCTGATCGCGGCGCTGCCTTTGGTGACCATCCTCACCCTGATCTGGCTGCATCTGGAACACCAGTCCGAGCAGAAGATCGCCAATCATGCCTGGTACACGTTTTGGTATGTGGTGCCGACCTTGCCTATGTTTCTGGTCTTCCCTTGGTTGCTGCCGCGTCTGGGATTTTGGCTGACCTTGTTGGCCAGTGCGGTGATCTCTATCGTCAGCTTCGGCCTGTTCACACTGATCGCCCGGCGTTTTGGTATTGAATTGTTGTAA
- a CDS encoding haloacid dehalogenase-like hydrolase: MNKTDLLQKRRSLLTGGVLAGLAAVTSASEAFAKPTKTTGLVLDQAKWSKRNHAQLQALIERNGTTSASYNAKRRPYAVFDWDNTSIMNDTEEALLMYQINTLSFKLNPAEFSAIIRQNVPAGPFVADFKNAAGAIVDLESVCSDLDSDYQFLFDNSDKFKGSKKLEEIRETLQFQDFRAKLYFLYEAVNETHGVKVGYPWVIYFFTNMSVAEVQKLAEASNDHNLGLGLNKTKYTSPAALSGKAGVVSVAHFHGIRLCTEIASLMDAFRQSGIDVYVSTASLEDVVAVFATTPKYGYHVKREHVLGLRLESADGVLQNKYKKDWPLNWGPGKTEVIKRELVASKGYGPVFVAGDSDGDYDMLRDFSDTQLGLIVNRLKKGKIGDLSKLASEQLNEKKPRFLLQGRFEMTGNWLPAETSIKYGKSAETLLA, encoded by the coding sequence ATGAATAAAACTGATCTCTTGCAAAAACGTCGTTCACTCCTGACCGGTGGCGTGCTCGCGGGTCTGGCTGCTGTCACCAGCGCCAGCGAAGCCTTCGCCAAACCGACCAAGACCACAGGTCTGGTCCTCGATCAAGCCAAGTGGAGCAAGCGCAATCACGCCCAATTGCAAGCGCTGATCGAGCGCAATGGCACAACCAGCGCCAGCTACAACGCCAAGCGCCGCCCGTACGCCGTGTTTGACTGGGATAACACCAGCATCATGAACGACACCGAAGAAGCCTTGCTGATGTACCAGATCAACACCTTGTCGTTCAAGCTCAACCCGGCGGAATTTAGCGCCATCATCCGCCAGAACGTACCGGCCGGGCCTTTTGTGGCCGACTTTAAAAATGCCGCTGGAGCCATCGTTGATCTCGAATCGGTTTGCAGCGACCTCGATAGCGACTACCAATTTTTATTCGACAATTCGGATAAATTTAAAGGTAGCAAGAAGCTAGAAGAAATCCGCGAGACCCTGCAGTTTCAGGATTTCCGCGCCAAGCTGTATTTTTTGTATGAAGCCGTCAATGAAACCCATGGCGTTAAAGTCGGCTACCCGTGGGTGATCTACTTCTTCACCAATATGTCGGTGGCCGAAGTGCAAAAACTGGCGGAAGCCTCGAACGATCATAATCTGGGCTTGGGACTGAACAAGACCAAATACACCAGCCCGGCAGCCCTGAGCGGCAAAGCCGGTGTGGTCAGCGTGGCGCATTTTCACGGCATCCGCCTGTGCACCGAGATCGCCAGCCTGATGGATGCGTTCCGCCAGAGTGGCATCGACGTCTACGTCAGCACCGCCTCATTGGAAGACGTGGTCGCGGTATTTGCCACCACGCCTAAATACGGTTACCACGTCAAGCGTGAACACGTCCTCGGCCTGCGCCTGGAAAGCGCCGACGGCGTACTGCAAAACAAATACAAGAAAGACTGGCCATTGAACTGGGGCCCGGGCAAGACCGAAGTCATCAAGCGCGAACTGGTCGCCAGCAAAGGCTACGGCCCGGTATTCGTCGCCGGTGACAGCGATGGCGACTACGACATGCTGCGCGATTTCTCTGACACGCAATTGGGTCTGATCGTGAATCGCCTGAAAAAAGGCAAGATCGGTGATTTATCAAAACTGGCCTCAGAACAACTGAACGAGAAAAAACCCCGCTTCCTGTTGCAAGGCCGTTTTGAAATGACAGGCAACTGGCTACCAGCAGAAACCAGTATCAAGTACGGAAAATCCGCGGAGACTTTGCTGGCTTGA
- a CDS encoding GNAT family N-acetyltransferase, with protein MPVLRPMSDTEYATWSELSIKDYAAAKIVSGEWAESESLALARKENSELLPLGLHTADNHLFMITNAEAQAVGVLWYAVRHKFNASIAYVYSVEVWPEHQRQGHASRAFLALEEEVRSRGLSGIALHVFGHNKTAQALYAKLGYQPTNINLFKPVPAAAI; from the coding sequence ATGCCAGTACTGCGCCCCATGTCCGACACCGAATACGCAACTTGGTCCGAGCTATCGATCAAAGACTATGCCGCTGCCAAAATTGTATCTGGCGAGTGGGCAGAATCAGAGTCGCTGGCCTTGGCGCGCAAGGAGAATAGTGAACTCCTGCCGCTGGGTTTGCACACGGCGGACAATCACTTATTCATGATTACCAATGCCGAGGCGCAAGCGGTGGGCGTATTGTGGTACGCCGTCAGGCATAAGTTTAATGCGTCAATCGCCTATGTCTACAGTGTTGAGGTATGGCCCGAGCATCAGCGGCAAGGCCACGCCTCGCGTGCCTTCCTCGCCTTAGAGGAAGAAGTGCGCAGCCGCGGCCTTAGCGGCATCGCCTTGCATGTGTTTGGGCATAATAAAACCGCCCAGGCGCTGTACGCCAAACTGGGATACCAGCCCACCAATATCAATCTGTTTAAGCCAGTTCCGGCGGCCGCGATTTAA
- a CDS encoding ABC transporter ATP-binding protein, which yields MVELRNVYKSYRLGSHLVRALQGVELSVQRGELLALTGPSGSGKSTILNLCGMIDTADSGEVLLGGVSIAELNETQRTLQRRDSIGFIFQSFNLVPVMTVAENVDYPLFLTGVPLEERRERVAAQLKAVGLHEHAEHLPDALSGGQRQRVAIARALIKRPSLVIADEPTASLDSHTADQVLDLMRERGHAEGAAFVIASHDDRLTRRSDRILSLLDGRLQ from the coding sequence GTGGTCGAATTAAGGAACGTATATAAATCTTACCGGCTGGGATCGCATCTGGTGCGCGCCTTGCAGGGCGTGGAGTTATCGGTGCAGCGCGGCGAATTATTGGCCTTGACCGGGCCTTCCGGCAGCGGCAAAAGCACCATCCTCAATTTGTGCGGCATGATCGATACCGCCGATTCGGGCGAGGTATTGCTGGGCGGCGTGTCTATCGCTGAACTCAATGAAACCCAGCGCACTTTGCAAAGACGCGACAGCATAGGCTTTATTTTTCAGAGCTTTAATCTGGTGCCGGTGATGACGGTGGCCGAGAATGTCGATTACCCATTGTTCCTGACCGGCGTGCCTTTGGAGGAAAGGCGCGAACGGGTCGCGGCGCAACTCAAGGCGGTGGGCTTGCATGAACATGCAGAGCACTTACCGGACGCCTTGTCGGGTGGCCAGCGGCAAAGGGTGGCGATAGCGCGCGCCCTGATCAAGCGGCCTAGTCTGGTGATTGCCGATGAACCTACCGCAAGTCTCGATTCGCATACCGCTGATCAGGTGCTCGATCTGATGCGTGAGCGCGGTCACGCCGAAGGTGCGGCATTTGTGATCGCCAGCCATGATGACAGGCTGACCCGCCGTAGCGACCGTATCTTGTCTTTACTCGACGGGAGACTTCAATGA